ttacAAACCAATACAAAATGATATctcgtcgacgatatctttgatacaatatgACACGCAATATTGTacaagattgtgaggatctgagTTTACGTTTCTTAAAACATAGATCAATTGCATATTGCAGatgaaagccctgacatgaatgtgtttatcctaacaaatattatcaagtgttttgGATATACAGGGCATTCATATGATCTACATAAAAGTTCGATACAGATAtgttatctatttccatgaaggattactGTCATACTATGTTATTTTactgacagtcaaatcataggaAGATAATAGTagtttataaagcaagtcaagAATGTACTTGCCGTGACTGCAACAAATATTATATGACGATGATGTAACTCTATCTAAGGAATGAAGATGCAGATCATCAAGCAGTtagtcaaatgatcatttgacagatGTGATCACAAATGCTCTGTCGacctcaagatatgataagttggtatacaagaaCGGAGTACGTCATCTTCAAGAATTAAGCgatgctttaatcagggggagtaAATACGcgttgcactcttttttccttaaccaaggttttgtcccattgggtttctggtaaggtttttaatgagggaGCTGAAAATGCGTATTGccagatatgtgtactctttttcctccGCTAGGATTTTTTCCCACTGGATTTTTcgtagtaaggttttaacgaggcacattatctattaataaaacatccaagggggagtgttatgaactATTTACAAGTTGATATTTGGATGTATTATTATGTAAATTATACCACTTACACATTAAGTGATAATACAACTTGCACTTGCAAGTTGTATCTTAGTTGTAGAAAGTTGTATATTAGTTGTATATCTtagttgtaccaagttgtagagcaaCTTGTACAAATTGTATATTGTAGGTTGAGGAACAAACTTCTTCTATAAATAAGGAATTATGCCTTCTCATTTGTAACATCAAGAAATGTGATAATACAATCTCTCCCTTCTCTCTACAAAGTTATTGGTTTGCTTCTATTATTTATTTGCAattatatatagttttataacaagaTACGTATAATGCTTTATGTTGATAGTAAGGGACATGAAAGTGAGAAAGAAAATGAGTTTCTTTTTCGTGTTTGGCCAAGAAAATAGGAGAGAAtccaaaaaggaagaaaagaaaatattttctcttGTTTATGAATCTTCTAATCCATTACACGGTCGGGTTCGTATGGTAGGTGTATAAAAATAGTATCGAATAGAGTGTATTTGTATGTAAAGATGCTCGGGTTCGTATGGCAGGTGTATAAGAATAGTATCGAATATAGTGTATTTGTATGTAGAGATTAGTAATGTTGAGGTTATTTCTTATAGACTATTTGGTTTggtgtatgaaaaaaaaaacatgcattgCGTAATTTCTAAGAAAAAtatttgtttacaaaaataccctctACATTCTTTAGTTTTAAGGGATTTCAAGGCAGTTTTGTCTTTAACCATGCTTATGCATgtattaggggtcgtttggtgcatgatataatctgggatatcccagcactaattttttgtaccatgtttggtagaataggataaatttataccttgtaccaaacaaggtataaaatGTATCCCAACTTAAAAGATGGTATAttccttcttatcccacttatcctGGGATTATTTAGTCCCGGAATTATAATCCTCGAATAATTTTGGCTACCTACCAAACGACCAATAGTCTTGGTATTGCCAACACAATGGTTTCCAAACGacccttaggggtcgtttggtttaagataTAAGGTGGgttatcccaacactaatttttataccatgtttggtataaggtataaattagtgctgggataaatttataccttgtaccaaacatggtataaaaattagtgctgggataacccaccttataccttcttaacccacttatactgggataaattagtcccgggattataatcccgggactaatgagtccttaaaccaaacgaccccttaaattAAAATAGTATTAAAGAAGAACCTCAGCTTGATTTTACCGTAAAATCCAACATTTTATCGCCACCGTTGATCAAATCCGACGGTCAAACATTAATCCCTCCTAATCTTCCCTTTTCTCTTTTGGCGGGAAAATCCCACTCTCAGTTATTACACATATTTTCAACTTTTTTATCCTTCTTTCCTCAATCTCCTTAAAGCCCTCGTTATTATTCTCAGCTGTATACCAAAAACTCAGTTTAATCCAAACATAATAAAAAATGCCTCCAAAGAAAAGAACAAGCTCAGGTTCAACAAAGAAATCAACCCATCAAAACCACAACCTtcaacagcagcagcaacaatCTCAGCCGTCCAAATTTGGGATCCAGCATTTCTTTGAACGACACTCCCAAAATACCCTCTCACAGAAATCCAAGACTCCCCTTGTTCCCCACAACTCcaattcaaattcatttcaaaACCCTAAAGATAATTCTAGTGTATCATCAGTGTCCAAAACTGATACAAATGTTTTAGATTCTAATGAAAGGGAAAAAATAGGTGAAAAAGGATTGAGTTTCAAGGTTAATTCAGTGTCTCATGTTAAAAGCAATGGAAATGTGATTGAActtaaggtattggagagatTTAAGGATAAGGGAATTGGGGAAGGTGAACAAAAGGTTAACTCAGTGTCTAAAGTTATTAAAAGCAATGGAAATGTGACTGAACCagataaaataattgatgttGGGGAAAATGAAAATAAGGAAAGCAATGTGAGTTTGAAGAAGAATGaatggggtagttcttctcagaATACACCTACGGAGGAGAAAAATCAAGCAGAAGTAACGCCTGAGTTTTGCAAGTCGGCGAAACGGTTCAAGTTTTCTCCAGGAATGGTAATTGTCTTTATTTTCTGTTGCTTATTTATTTGTTTACTCTGAGCTAATTTCTCAACTTGTGTAGATGAGTGAAGGGTCTCCTTGTTTACTTATTAAATAAAAGATTGCAACTTTTTAGGCTAATTCGATAAGAAACTGTGTGATGATGGATCGGGTTAAGAGTGGGAGAAAATTAGCGAGTAAACTCTTTGATGTAATATCATCAAAAAGACTTCTAAGCAATACAGTTATCTGTAAAATAACATTTGTCAATAGTATCTGCTATTATTAGAAGGTCAAATTTTTGTGCTACTTCCGTTTGAAGATGGGAAGGAGGACACTCTGTTCACTTGGTTATTCATGGACCAGTAAGCTTAGTCAAGCCAAAACAGTAACAAGTCTAATCTGAATCCATTATGAGAGGACGAAAGTAGCAGGAAGAATTTGTATTAGATGGTACACTGTCTACATGAAATTGGGACACTTGAGAACCAGGGAAGTTAAAAAGGAGAGTAATAATATCATATAGATGTTTACTTTTGTTTGTATCTGGGGCTAAAGGAAGTAGGAGAATAATAACTCTAACCAAATGTATGTCCCCAGTACATAAATATGTTGCCACTTGCCAGTGTGATTAAATTTGGTACTAATCCTGACAATTATCGAGTATGAGATAAGCTAAGAAGTATTCTCTGCATGCTCAATGCTACAGGACTTAGTTTGTTGTAGGGCCAGTTTTGCTTtataagaattgttcttggtcgAGTTTGTCAATCTCTCACTGCAGAACTGGGGAGTTTAGGGTCCTAACCTCAGAGACCTATCATAAACATTGTATAGACATAGCATGGATGTCCAGCTTTTGGAATATTGAAGACCTGTAGATGGTCTTCTTTGTCCCCAGCAACCTCTTTTATCCTGCAAGGAGGACTTTGAATTCATCAGTTGTTTAATAAACTTAATACACCTTTTAGTCTATATTTTTGGATGCGTAGACTGTTGCATCCATGGTTAAGAAGGAACGAGAAACTGTTGATTAGGGAGGAGGATGCGTTTCCGTGTGATGCAATATGGATACCTCAGGTGCCGAGGAAGGTGTGCTTTTTGTCTTGGCTAGCTGCTAGAGGGGTGATCTTGACGGCGGAAAACCTTAGAAAGCGGAAGGTTGTCTGTGTCAGTTGGTGCTACATGTGCAAGAAGACCAGCGAGGACGTGGATCCTCTTCTTCTACATTGTGAGTTTACCATGAGGTTATGGTGGGACATGTTTCAGTGGTTTGAAATTTCACGGGTAATGCCAAAACTGTGAAGGTTTGATGTTTTGTTGGACAGGCGGGAAAAGGAGGAGAAGGCGTAGAGCTTGGAACATGGTTCCCCTTGCGATGATGTGGGTCGTTTGGAAAGAGAGAAATAGAATAGCCTTTGATGGGGTTGAGGCGAGCTTTTCTCAACTGAGGAGTAGCCTCCGgtcacttattttcttttggtgcacTCATAAAGCCCCTTGTTGTATAGAGCAATGGGTGGGTTTTATAGATAATCATCTTCTTTTGTAGATCCTTTATTTTTGGTATACCCCTTGTATATGGCCTTTTTTGTGGCCATGTTTATAAATGAAATACGTTTacctgatcaaaaaaaaaaaaaaagagaaataattAAATCTAACTGATTCAAAAGTTGTCCAAGTTTGATTGTCAGTTACTTGTGAATTAATATATGCTGTTGTTTGTTAGCTGATCAAGCAAAGCCAGGATGATGGAGGCGATGAAATAACATGGAGAATATCTCCAGTGAATGAACGACTTCATGCCGTGTCCAAACAATTACCAAAGATGGTAAAGGTGTTGGGGGATTCATCACGAGTCAACTCCTTAAATATTCAAGAATGTTCAATGAAAAAGGTACACTAATATAATGTACAGTTATGCTCTGGGGCATGTTTTGTTATTATTGTAATACTATAACACTAATGATTACTACAGACGTCTCCTGGGACAGAAAGAAAGTTTGAGAAGTGGTTTCATTCACCTCCACTGAAGGCACTTGATAAATCATTTGTATGCTCAAATAGGGCTAGCTTGAGAAACCGAAACACAGATCACACAACGGATTTGTGGGAAAACAATGGAAACTCAAACTGCCAGAGCAAAGCTGAAGTAATCAACAGTCAGAGTCCTTTTCAGACTCCACCCTCTCTGACATACGGCAGTGATAAGGTAGTATCTTCATCATCAAACAAGTAAAATCTGTCATGTTTCTTGTAGAAGATATACTTCTGATGATTTCTGGCAATTAATGCAGCCTGCAAACACAGTCGATCCTAATGAAGCCACTGATCAGCTTGGTTCCAGGCAACACAAAAAGGTCTTTGACTGCTCTGGTATTTTCAGCTAATGTAATCATTGACATTTGTTAGTCATTTATAACCCCATGCTGTGCAGGTGTAATTAGTCATACTTTGACAGTCCCTGAGCTTCATAGGTTTATATATCCTGTTTCAGGCATTGATTGAGCTTTTAGACCAAGTAGAAGATGTAATTTCCGTTGAAACAAAATGTGAAGAGACAATTGCATCCCATGATCATGATGGACCAGCTAAGCCAGCTGCTGTCTTGCAGAAATTGACAGAAAATATTTGTGCAAGTGACCAAAGGAAAGAGTCAACTATCTATTTTCTTGTATTGGAGGTATTTCAGCTCTTCTCTTATGTAAATAGATCTTTTATGTGAATTTCCAATCAATTTACTATTAACCATATGTAACTACAGGTTTCTGAGAAGCACGGACAAGTTGGAACATCTGGGCCGCAGTGCTCCTTCAAGGTTTGTGCCAAGTGCCTTGTGAAAACGTTTCTGAGTTCTCAATAAATCCAGTGATGTATAATAACCTGGGGATGACTTTCAGGTTTTGCGCTTGCTGAATGAACAAATTGGAGAAGAAAGGGTTTTGCAATTGAGGGATGAGTGGTAATGAGTTGAATCTCTGTTATTTCATCTCTCACCAATCTTTGTGAATATACTTAAAAACAGAGATTCACAAACAAGCTTTTTCATTATCAATCTGTTTTATAATAGATAAACTATACTCTTAAATAGTTTCCTCTCTATCTCTGCTATAGTAGATTGTAGACAAGCACAAGATGGAAGATGAACTTTCCTGTTCGCAATGGCTTGTTACTTGAACAAAAATACTATAGCTGCTCTTACATCATCTTCCGAACAAACAGTATAATTATGATGATTTTGTCTTGCAGAAAAAATAATCTCAATGTGCATTGTGTAGCTTAATATTATTTGCTTCTTTAGAACTATCATGGACCCAATGAGATCATCATGACAAACAGAGGTTACTACTGGAAGGACTTTCTAAACACTAGTTATGTGCCCCTTCTTCTGGCATCATATATCTTTTGATGTTGAGGTAGCTGGTTATGTTTGTCTATCCTTGCATTTGAGTTTACAGAGGCATCTTTACCCTAAATCCAAAGACAGCAGACTAACATTTTAGTCCCAGACACTTTTCTGCATTGTTTCATTTTACCTAAATACCTTCCAGTTGTGAGGAACTATAAATTTTATCATTACTACGAACCTTCTGTGGAAGAAAATTGAAATCATGTCTTCTTAAGCTTTGCAATTCTACCAGTTGACAAACATGGTATTGATGAGAAAACTTAAATCTCCTTCCAGGTGCTATAGTGTTGTTGCACCAGGGGATACTATTCATGTCATTGGTGAGTTTGACAGTGAAGGAAAATGTGAAATAAACCGCGAGAAGAATTTTCTCATTGTTCATCCAGATATTTTAGTATCTGGAACTAGGGTATGTCCGTGCaattatttttcatttgtttGTTTCAATTCCTCAACATGTTGTCTTTTCGTGTTCTAGCTTATGGAAAGTCTTGCTTCCATCAATTGATGATtcttctttttcgttgttcttgAATGTTGAGTACTCTGTTAGGTTGCTGGCAGCTTCAGTTGCTCAAGACGAGCTGTGCTGGATGAGAGGTTAAAATCTGGCGAGTATTCAGCTGCAGCATTGATTGGCACATTGTTACATCAGATGTTTCAGGTTTTATGAATGAAAAATTCCTTGTCTTTCAATGGTCATAGGCACATTTTCCTGTCCTCGTTTATATTTTCATTGCTATGCATGAACTATAAACTATGCCATATGAAAGTGACTGACTACCTTTTTCCAGGCTGGGCTGATCAGAGAGTTCCCTACAAAAGAATTCTTGGAGGATTATGCAAGGGTAGTGCTCCAGAAGAGTCTTGAGAGCCTATATGCATGTGGAGGTGGGAAACATAGGTTTCTCTCAATTGCTCCTTTGTGAAGTCATAATTATCACGTTGGCCATCTGAAAACATGCTTTCCTAGAAGAGTAGAAGTCCTTGATGGATAAATTTCACAGAATTGTCTCCAGCAAAGCACTTACATTATGCATTCCTTTCAACACTGAACTCAAACTTATGGTAATTGCAGTTGATGAAAATGATACCCACAAGACATTGATTGAGGCAATTCCAAAACTGCTGAATTGGATACGTTCCTTCCAATATTCAGAGGTACATGGCTCCATATCTAAACAATCCTGATTGTTGTTAATTCTATCTTGAGGCCATTAGTAAATAAGTTGGAACGGAGGTGTTGTGATTTTGAAAGTTTAGAATGGTGTGAACTCCTTGTCAGACTAGTATTAAATCTGGCTACTTTGTTCAACAATGCATGCAACCCcgtcaaaaacttttttttttaaagaaagctgaCATTTTATGGATTGTTTACAACTTCTGTACTAATCACCTGTAAAATCCAAATGAAACAATTGAGAAATACAAAGTTGTCTATGGTACCAAAATAAAGTGTGGTTAAAGCCATCCTCCTCAGTACTAAGTTCCTAATTCTTTGTACATAGACTTTGTCCTCTTTGTCACATCAACCAAAATGTGCAACACATGGATACAGGTGGGTATCTGGTATGGGTGCGGATCTAGAAGTATGATTTGTCATCACCTAAATCTTAGGATTGGGGAATTAGAAAAGGTGTTAGTCACGGGTGTGAGATCCCAGGTGTGAGATACCACTAATAAATGTATAGTGGTAACGATTTTCCAATGATACTTTATGTGAATATTTATGTAAACCCCAAAAATTGAAACCCAAAACACAGCCAACCTATGTTTCTCAGCCATAGTTGTAGCCAGTGCAGCCTAGATGAATTACCCAAGTGTGGTGGTATCTCACACCCACACCCTTATCAATTTAGATCGACCGAGGTGCAGCAGAGTTTGAAGGATCCATGTAACACAGACAACACTTTTCCTTTTTATCTGTCCTCCACTACTCTCTACTTCATTGGGGCCTAATTCTTTTGTGTTGGATTCTCAATACATCTTGATTATTGTTTTTGTGCCTTTTCTTACATCTGTTGCCACATTGATATTATTTCTCTCCATTTTTACCTAATATATTTATGAGCTTAACATGTTGTAACTCTTAGGTTTCAGAAAGCCCAAGCATTGATTTTGGAAGTGAAGATGGAGTCAAGAAGATTAAAGTATCTGAAGTAAGCAACCTCCCTTTTCCTTTCTTGGTAATGCAGGCATGAGTTAGTACTTCCAATCTATATCTTTTAAGGCTATCCATCGAATAATTTATAATCTTGAGATGTGAGCTTAGTTAGTTCTCAGAAGCATATTTCTGATATACAAAGCATTAAACACATCAGGATGATCATTAGAAAAGGTTCCAATTTAACACGTTTATCTCTAATATTAGTTTCTTTTgataattatgatttgtgatgagcaaaataagaaaataatcaACAAGCTTCACATACAGCAACCTCAAATTGAAATTTAATTCACTCTATCTATTATACTATAGTGTCACAATTAGAATATGAAAACACATGTAAATTGTTCTCCTACTTTATAATGTTaagatttttttaaaagaaaaggttCAATTTTGCTGGATGAGCTATGGGACATTAAATATAAGTTGTGTTTGTAAACTTTTTGGGTTAGGTAGATTATTGAAGGATGATTAGTATTGAGCAACCAATAGCACCTGTTGATCTAACATGTTCTCTTAACCTAGACAAAATGTACTACTTAAATTCCCCAAGCATTTACAGGATTTGTCCTTCAACTCAGTTAGCGACATGCACTTGGGACTGCTTTATTTATCCAAGATTATCCCTGATTCATTAGGTTTGATTGGGTATTGAGCAGTTTTTCCGAACATAATTTGTGTTAAAGGAGATTAAACTGCATTATGAATGCAACTAATGGTGCTTTTTTAGCATGACCTACATGACAGACCCTTTTTGTTTTGTCGAAAAAAGAATAACATTACCTACATGAAAGAACTTATGTTAGCTTGTAATTGTTTCTTTAAAATGCATATAACATGGTCACCCTATCCGGTCCGTCTATCCTCCCTGAGCTtatattcttttctttttggataaACTTTAATATAGGTAATTGACATTGAAGAAATGGCATGGGCTCCAAAATATGGGTTGAAAGGCATGATCGATGCATCCTTGCAAGTAAATGTAAAATCCAACAGCAATGAACCTAATGAGACGATTATGCCTCTCGAATTTAAAACTGGGAAGGCAACAAATGGGCAGGCAGGTTTTTTTGAGCATTTCCAAAAATAGTACCACTTAGTTGTGAAGTGACAATAATTTGCCACTTTACTTGTTCTTGCTAGGCACCTAATCTCTAGGCTATTGTTGACATTTCATTCTGCAGACAGCTATGGAGCATAATGCTCAAGTGATGCTGTATACCCTTCTAATGTCGGAAAGGTGCACAGAACCCTGCCTACTTGCGTAATTATGCACCTACTGTAGACATATTCTGTTACTGCCATGAGATTTTCGTTCAGATCTTGTTTATAGATTAATCTCATTGCTATCTATATTTTTTCTTTACTAGATACTCACAGCATATTGGTCATGGTCTCCTTTATTATCTGCACACAGATCAGACGCAGGTAAAATCTAGtatctttttgtttattttttaagtAGTAAAAACAAGCATCTCTAAGAATTACATAGATtgcttttcttttcctttttcctctGCAGCCTTCTAACACTACAGTTCATTTTTCAAGGGAATAACTGTTCGCAGATCTGACTTGGTTGGCCTAATAATGCGCCGTAATGAACTTGCAAATGATCTTCTCAAGGCCACTATAACTCAACAATTGCCACCAATGTTACAGGTAAGATATCTACGTCTCATCCTGTTACACTTGGATTAAGTACAGATAATGTTTGCTAGTACTGATACTTTACATTAGTATTTACTAGTCATTGAATATATTGCTGATCAGTTTGCAGATAATGGTGTGTCGTGCTCTTAATATTCAGGGTTATCCCACATTCTCGTGTCCTTTTATTATTACTCCGTTCCTTTACACAATCCTGTACTAGTGTATAGAAATTGTTAAGGTAAAAAGGCTCTTTCTTGTGTGGTGTAATCTGTTTTCTCTGGTAAAACATAAAAATCTCTACTGAAatatatacccccccccccccccccccccccacacacacacacaccccagTTGGTTTGGTTGTCTTCAAGGAGGTCAATCTTTTTGCCCCTTAAGAGTGTAATTCATTTTGAATACACCTTCATAATTTGTATCTGATACTACTCTCTCTGTAGAGACCTACGCATGGTTGTCATCTTCTGCCGCGATCCCAGGCCACAATCATTTTCGCCTTGAATTATAAGTAAACACCATAAATGGCTCAGAAAACTGAAGCTTATTACCTGACCAAAAAGAACTCAGTTAACAAAATGTTCTAGACATTAGTAACTAATTCTGTTGACTTTTATTCTTTTGATGCAGAGTCCAAATATGTGCAGAGGCTGTCGCCACCTCAGTGTCTGTACCATTTATCATAAGGTACTTTGAGTTCTCAGGGTCTTCATTGCGACAAGCATCCTTTTTTTGCTTTTTCTTATATAGACTTTCAAATAATTGGTTAAAGGGGCTCTGTGATGACTTATTTATCAATTCTAAAACATTATAGCATCTTTACCTCTGTTTTCCAATTATGTTCTCCTTTCAAAATTACTGGAGATTCTGAGAAACTCAAATGATAAACCATCTACAGAAGAAAAGAAGGGAGCTTAGTTGTTGAAATCAGTAACTACTTCCTTTGGTTGGCGAATGTTCTTTTAATAAATATACAAATATAATAGGCTTACACACATAGAGCAAATGTAGTTCTCTTCTCCGAGATTTTACCTGATCATGTGGTTA
The sequence above is a segment of the Lycium barbarum isolate Lr01 chromosome 6, ASM1917538v2, whole genome shotgun sequence genome. Coding sequences within it:
- the LOC132645868 gene encoding DNA replication ATP-dependent helicase/nuclease JHS1, coding for MPPKKRTSSGSTKKSTHQNHNLQQQQQQSQPSKFGIQHFFERHSQNTLSQKSKTPLVPHNSNSNSFQNPKDNSSVSSVSKTDTNVLDSNEREKIGEKGLSFKVNSVSHVKSNGNVIELKVLERFKDKGIGEGEQKVNSVSKVIKSNGNVTEPDKIIDVGENENKESNVSLKKNEWGSSSQNTPTEEKNQAEVTPEFCKSAKRFKFSPGMLIKQSQDDGGDEITWRISPVNERLHAVSKQLPKMVKVLGDSSRVNSLNIQECSMKKTSPGTERKFEKWFHSPPLKALDKSFVCSNRASLRNRNTDHTTDLWENNGNSNCQSKAEVINSQSPFQTPPSLTYGSDKPANTVDPNEATDQLGSRQHKKALIELLDQVEDVISVETKCEETIASHDHDGPAKPAAVLQKLTENICASDQRKESTIYFLVLEVSEKHGQVGTSGPQCSFKVLRLLNEQIGEERVLQLRDEWCYSVVAPGDTIHVIGEFDSEGKCEINREKNFLIVHPDILVSGTRVAGSFSCSRRAVLDERLKSGEYSAAALIGTLLHQMFQAGLIREFPTKEFLEDYARVVLQKSLESLYACGVDENDTHKTLIEAIPKLLNWIRSFQYSEVSESPSIDFGSEDGVKKIKVSEVIDIEEMAWAPKYGLKGMIDASLQVNVKSNSNEPNETIMPLEFKTGKATNGQAAMEHNAQVMLYTLLMSERYSQHIGHGLLYYLHTDQTQGITVRRSDLVGLIMRRNELANDLLKATITQQLPPMLQSPNMCRGCRHLSVCTIYHKAYGGTTEGSGLGSVFDSLVSHLTNAHTNFLQKWDQLIDLEAKEVEVAKKQIWSSQSLKNDLYAPCLSSLVLDTSEGTAPTNFCKGSQFMYRFVHRDWNSLDTHREDDALNSSIFPVKKFESSLRNGDYVVLSTEPGGILIATGVVADMSCSRISVSLSKRLRLPGSSRTSQAQDLHKQLWRIHKDEFMGSFAIMRFNLIQLFLQNEQSTHLRKMIVDLEVPRFDSGCQFSQDPAISYIWSEKNLNDDQRRAILKILTAKDYVLILGMPGTGKTSTMVYAVKALLMRGSSILLTSYTNSAVDNLLLKLKAQGIDFIRIGRYEVVHEEVRENCLSMMDTHDLEEIKQRLEQSKVVAVTCLGITSPLLSNKRFDVCIMDEAGQTTLPVSLGPLTFSSKFVLVGDHYQLPPLVQSAEARENGMAVSLFCRLSEAHPQAICALQSQYRMCAAIMELSNALIYGNRLRCGSSEVENAKIKYTGLQSGPTWIKEVMNPDRPVVFINTDLLLVFETNDRKAVNNPMEANIISEIVCRLLSRGILEEDIGIITPYNSQADLIRQAVSTSVEIHTIDKYQGRDKDCILLSFVRSSENPRNYISSLLGDWHRINVALTRAKKKLIMVGSCITLSNVPLLKLLIEKVEEQGGMLSITKKDIAHKSELRRCSKLR